Proteins from one Gossypium raimondii isolate GPD5lz chromosome 8, ASM2569854v1, whole genome shotgun sequence genomic window:
- the LOC105792849 gene encoding uncharacterized methyltransferase At2g41040, chloroplastic translates to MAIAPPSLHKYLYAKYPCVSHDFRFRHSLRFSCRPFRFTARASSTVSLETDLSIQKNQTEETDLFSCPVCYEPLIRKGPPGLNLAAIYRSGFKCKQCDKSYSSKDTYLDLTVTAGLRDYTEVKPAGTELFRSPFVSFVYERGWRQNFNRRGFPGPDEEFRMAQEYFKPVEGGILVDVSCGSGLFSRKFVKSGTYSGVIALDFSENMLRQCNDFIEQDASILASNIALVRADVSRLPFSSGSVDAVHAGAALHCWPSPLNAVAEISRILRSGGVFVGSTFLRYTSSTPRIIRPFRERILQNYSYLTEEEIEALCTSCGLTNYTRNIQQSFIMFSAQKP, encoded by the exons ATGGCGATTGCTCCACCTTCTCTTCACAAATATTTGTACGCGAAATACCCTTGCGTTTCTCATGATTTCCGGTTTCGTCATTCCCTCCGTTTCTCTTGTCGACCGTTCCGGTTCACTGCTAGGGCTAGCTCCACTGTCTCTTTGGAGACG GATTTAAGCATTCAGAAGAATCAAACAGAGGAAACAGATTTGTTTTCTTGCCCTGTGTGCTACGAACCACTTATACGAAAAGGCCCGCCGGGTTTAAACTT GGCAGCTATTTACCGGTCCGGATTTAAGTGTAAACAATGCGACAAATCGTATTCGAGTAAAGACACGTATCTCGATCTGACTGTTACTGCCGGATTGAGAGACTACACTGAAGTCAAGCCAGCCGGGACCGAGCTATTCCG GAGTCCTTTTGTATCATTTGTCTATGAAAGAGGCTGGCGTCAAAATTTCAACCGCCGTGGATTTCCCGGGCCTGATGAAGAG TTCAGAATGGCTCAGGAGTACTTCAAACCTGTAGAAGGTGGCATTTTAGTTGATGTTAGCTGTGGAAGTGGTTTGTTTTCCCGGAAATTCGTGAAATCCGGAACTTATTCTGGTGTTATAGCACTCGATTTTTCCGAAAACATGCTCCGGCAATGTAATGATTTCATCGAGCAAGATGCTTCTATTTTGGCTAG CAATATCGCTCTTGTTAGGGCCGATGTTTCCCGGCTTCCTTTCTCATCGGGTTCCGTTGATGCCGTACATGCCGGTGCCGCCCTGCATTGCTGGCCATCGCCTTTGAATGCC GTTGCCGAAATTAGTCGTATATTGAGAAGTGGCGGAGTCTTTGTCGGAAGCACTTTTCTCCGTTATACGTCGTCTACTCCCCGTATAATCCGACCTTTCCGAGAG agGATTCTGCAAAATTACAGTTACCTTACGGAGGAAGAGATCGAAGCCTTGTGTACATCTTGCGGTCTTACCAACTATACAAGAAATATTCAACAATCTTTCATCATGTTTTCGGCTCAGAAGCCTTAA